The Clostridia bacterium sequence ATCGCCTGCCGTCTGCCTGCCCGCGACGCAAAGGATTTGTGCGTGGCGGGCAGGAGACGGTATAATTCAAGATGTCGCGCTCGTAGCTCAATGGATAGAGCGTCGGCCTCCGGAGCCGAAGGTTGTGGGTTCGAGCCCCGCCGAGCGCACCAGTTTTGAACGGCCCCGAAGCTTCGGGGCCGTTTTTTCGGCATTGCACCCGTGTGTCCAAGACCTCACTGTGCCGGGTTCGGCGCGTCCCGCTCGGCCATCTCCACCTGGCCCACACCGGCCCGCGCCGTCACGCGCGCGTGGCGCGGCGTGGCGAGCAGCATCCTGAGCCCGCTGAGCACCACCACGACCGTGCTGCCCTCGTGGCCGACGACGCCCACCGGCAGCCCGATCCGGCCGGACAGCGCCAGCGCGACGAGCACCACGATCACCGCGACCGCGAACGCCAATCCCTGGCGGATGACGGCCTGCGTGCGGCGCGCCACGCGGATGGCGTACGCCAGCGCGCGGAGGTCGTCGCCCATGAGCACCACATCCGCCGCCTCCAGGGCCACGTCGGTTCCCGCGCCGCCCATGGCGACGCCGACCGTCGCCGAGGCAAGGGCCGGTGCGTCGTTGATGCCGTCGCCGACCATCGCCACCCGGCGCGTCTTGCCGAGCGTCTTGAGGATCGCGACCTTCTGCTCCGGGAGCAGCCCGCCGTAGGCCGTGTCGATGTCGAGCCCCGCGGCCACGCGCTCCACGACCCGCGGCTGGTCGCCGCTCAGCATCACGATCTCCTTCACGCCGGCGGCGTGCAGCTCTTGAAGGGCGGCGGCCGCCTGCGGCCGCGGGCGGTCCATCATCGTGATCACGCCGACGGCCTCCTCGCCCAGCGCCACGACCACGACCGTCTCGCCGGCCTCCTCGTGCCGGCGCACGGCGTCCACGAGCGCGTCCGGAACGCGGACGCCAAGGTCGCCGATGAATGCCGGGCTGCCGACGTACGCCGCCTGGCCGGATTCGACGAGGCGGCCCGCCACGCCGCGGCCGGCCCTTGCCTGGATGTCGGTCACCGCCGGCGCGGGCGCCGCCAGCGCCGAGGCGCGCTGGCGGATCGCGTGCGCAAGGGGGTGGTCGACCCGGGCCTCCAGCGCCGCCGCGAGGCCCACGACGTCCGGCTCCGCGTACCCGGGGGCCGCGTGCACCGCCACCACCTGCGGCCGGCCGCTGGTCAACGTGCCCGTCTTGTCGAACGCGACAGCGTCGATCGTCGCCAGCCGCTCCAGGTGCGCGCCTCCCTTCACGAGCACGCCGTGGCGCGCGAGGGAGGCGAGCGCCGACAGGACCGCGGCCGGCGCGGCGATGACCACGGCGCAGGGCGACGCGGCCACCAGCACGGTCATCGCGCGATAGAAGCTCTGTGCGAACGGTTCATGCCACAGGAGCAGCGGGACGAGCAGCGTGAGCGCCGTGCCGGCCAGCACCACGAGGGAGTACCGTTCCTCGAAGCGCTCCGTCCACAGTTGCAGTTGCGCCTTGCGCTCCTGCGCCTCCGCGACAAGCGCGACCAGACGCGCGAGGGTCGTCTGCTCCGCCGTCCGTTCCACGCGGAACTCCAGGACGCCGTCGAGGTTCACCGTGCCGGCGAAGACGTCGTCGCCCGGCTCCTTCGGCACCGGCGCCGACTCCCCGGTGATCGCGGACTGGTCGACGGACGACGCGCCTTCGACCACCTTGCCGTCGAGCGGGATGCGCTCGCCCGGACGCACCACGACCCGCGCGCCCAGCGGCACGTCCTCGACCCGCACGCGGCGCTCGCCGGCCTCGTCGACGACCGTCGCCGTGTCGGGCCGCAGTCCCATGAGCGCGCTCACCGCCTGGCGCGTGCGGTTCAGCGCGTACTCCTGAAGCGCGTTGCTGGTCGAGAAGAGGAAGAAGAGGATGGCGCCGTCCTCCCAGCGGCCGACGACGGCAGCGCCGATCGCCGCCACGACCATGAGGAAGTCGACGTCGACGCGCCCGCGCGCGAGGGATCGCAGGCCCTCCCAGGCCGATTCGGCGCCGCCCGCGACGTACGCGAGCAGCCACCCGGCGAGCGCGGCCGTCGGGTGGCCGTGCGCGCCGGCCTGCCAAGCGGCGAGACCCAGGACGGCCGTGGCGGCGGGCGGAAGCCAGAGCCACCGGCTCACGAAGCGGCCTCCTTTGCGCGGCAGGCGGCGCAGCGACCGTGGACGTCGACGACGTACGCCGGGAGCTCGAACCCGGCCCGTTCGGCCATGCCGCGAAGAAGCTCGGCCAGGCCGTCCGCGGGCACGTCGACGACGCGGCCGCACTCGCGGCAGATCAGGTTGGCGTGCGGCTCCAGGTTCGGGTCGAACCGCTGCCCGTCCGGGCCGTTCGGCAGGGCGGCCAAGGCGCCGATCTCCTGCAAGGTCGACAGCGTGTTGTATACGGTGGTAAGACTTAACCCAGGGTACTGCGGGTGCAGGGCTTCGAAGATCTCCTGCGCCGTCGGGTGACGGTCGTTGCCCTCGAGATACCGGATGACGGCCCAGCGCGGCGCCGTGAGCCGGAATCCGCGGGCCCGCAGGCGTTCGGCGACCGTTTCGGCTCGCACGATCACGCCCCCCTTGTACAGAACGTCGCAAAACCAATACTAGTTTAAAACGAATACAAACAAGTAGCCAAGAGGCCGGTGACATGGAACCCCGTCGACACCCGTTGATCCTCGGCCACCGGGGCCTTCCCTCCGAAGCGCCCGAGAACACCCTGTCGTCCTTTCGCAAGGCCCTCGAAGCCGGTGCGGACGGCGTGGAGCTGGACGTCCGGCTCGCGCGCGACGGCATTCCGGTCGTCGTCCACGACGTCGACATGCGCCGGACCACCGAGGCTCGCGGGTGCGTGGACGAGCTCGACAGCGAGGAGATCCGCCTCTGCTCCGTCCGGTGGCGCGGCCGCGTCGTCACCACCGTGCACGTGCCCACGCTCGCGGAGGTGCTGCGGGACCTGCCGCCCGGCACCACCGTCGACGTCGAGCTCAAACCCCAGCACGGGGATGCGGAGATGCTGGCATCGGCCGTCCACGACGCCTGCTCGGCCGGGCGCGATCTCGACTTCATCTTTTCCTCGTTCGAGCTCGAACCGCTGCTGGCGTTGCGCCGCCGGCGCTCGAACGCCCGTCTGTGGCTCAACTGCACGTGGGCGACGGGTCTCGCCGTCCGGAACGCGCGGCGCGGCGAACTGGCCGGGGTGGCGTTCTGGCACCTTCTTCTCACGCCCTGGCTCGTGCGCCAGGTCCACCAGCTTGGTCTGGAAGTCGCCGCCTGGCCGGTGAATCATCCGGAACGGGCGAAGGCCCTGGCCCGCTGGGGCGTCGACGTCCTCATCACGGACCGGCGCCGCGTCATTCAGGCCTTTGCTTGAGCCC is a genomic window containing:
- the cadA gene encoding cadmium-translocating P-type ATPase, which translates into the protein MSRWLWLPPAATAVLGLAAWQAGAHGHPTAALAGWLLAYVAGGAESAWEGLRSLARGRVDVDFLMVVAAIGAAVVGRWEDGAILFFLFSTSNALQEYALNRTRQAVSALMGLRPDTATVVDEAGERRVRVEDVPLGARVVVRPGERIPLDGKVVEGASSVDQSAITGESAPVPKEPGDDVFAGTVNLDGVLEFRVERTAEQTTLARLVALVAEAQERKAQLQLWTERFEERYSLVVLAGTALTLLVPLLLWHEPFAQSFYRAMTVLVAASPCAVVIAAPAAVLSALASLARHGVLVKGGAHLERLATIDAVAFDKTGTLTSGRPQVVAVHAAPGYAEPDVVGLAAALEARVDHPLAHAIRQRASALAAPAPAVTDIQARAGRGVAGRLVESGQAAYVGSPAFIGDLGVRVPDALVDAVRRHEEAGETVVVVALGEEAVGVITMMDRPRPQAAAALQELHAAGVKEIVMLSGDQPRVVERVAAGLDIDTAYGGLLPEQKVAILKTLGKTRRVAMVGDGINDAPALASATVGVAMGGAGTDVALEAADVVLMGDDLRALAYAIRVARRTQAVIRQGLAFAVAVIVVLVALALSGRIGLPVGVVGHEGSTVVVVLSGLRMLLATPRHARVTARAGVGQVEMAERDAPNPAQ
- a CDS encoding transcriptional repressor; the protein is MIVRAETVAERLRARGFRLTAPRWAVIRYLEGNDRHPTAQEIFEALHPQYPGLSLTTVYNTLSTLQEIGALAALPNGPDGQRFDPNLEPHANLICRECGRVVDVPADGLAELLRGMAERAGFELPAYVVDVHGRCAACRAKEAAS
- a CDS encoding glycerophosphodiester phosphodiesterase; this encodes MEPRRHPLILGHRGLPSEAPENTLSSFRKALEAGADGVELDVRLARDGIPVVVHDVDMRRTTEARGCVDELDSEEIRLCSVRWRGRVVTTVHVPTLAEVLRDLPPGTTVDVELKPQHGDAEMLASAVHDACSAGRDLDFIFSSFELEPLLALRRRRSNARLWLNCTWATGLAVRNARRGELAGVAFWHLLLTPWLVRQVHQLGLEVAAWPVNHPERAKALARWGVDVLITDRRRVIQAFA